One part of the Chryseobacterium sp. 7 genome encodes these proteins:
- the ruvB gene encoding Holliday junction branch migration DNA helicase RuvB yields MPDFLHPDKENYSREELMQEEQIRPQSFKDFAGQRKTLENLEVFVTAAKRRGGALDHVLLHGPPGLGKTTLANIIANELGVNCKITSGPVLDKPGSLAGLLTNLEENDVLFIDEIHRLSPVVEEYLYSAMEDYKIDIMLETGPNARSVQIGLNPFTLVGATTRSGMLTKPMLARFGIQSRLEYYSIELLSTIIQRSARVLGVVIYEDAAIEIARRSRGTPRIANALLRRVRDFAEIKGNGEIEINITKYALNSLNVDEFGLDEMDNKIMRVMIENFKGKPVGISALATSIAENPETLEEVYEPFLIQEGFIIRTPRGREVTDKAYKHLNITRPKNPGELF; encoded by the coding sequence ATGCCAGATTTTTTACATCCAGATAAGGAAAACTACTCACGAGAGGAGCTGATGCAGGAAGAACAGATCCGTCCCCAGAGCTTTAAAGATTTTGCGGGACAGAGAAAGACGCTGGAGAACCTTGAGGTTTTTGTTACCGCTGCTAAAAGACGTGGCGGAGCGCTAGATCATGTTTTATTACATGGTCCTCCGGGATTGGGTAAAACAACGTTAGCCAATATTATCGCGAATGAGCTTGGAGTAAACTGTAAGATTACTTCAGGTCCTGTACTGGACAAACCTGGAAGTTTAGCTGGTTTATTGACTAATCTGGAAGAAAATGACGTTCTTTTCATTGATGAAATTCACCGTCTTTCTCCTGTAGTAGAGGAATATCTGTATTCAGCGATGGAAGATTATAAGATTGATATTATGCTGGAGACAGGTCCCAATGCCAGAAGTGTACAAATTGGACTGAATCCTTTTACATTGGTAGGTGCTACTACAAGAAGTGGTATGCTTACAAAGCCAATGCTTGCACGATTTGGGATTCAAAGCAGGCTGGAATACTACTCTATTGAGCTTTTGTCAACAATTATTCAGAGAAGTGCAAGGGTTTTAGGAGTGGTTATTTATGAAGATGCTGCCATTGAAATTGCAAGAAGAAGCCGTGGAACGCCTAGGATTGCGAATGCATTATTAAGAAGAGTACGTGATTTCGCGGAGATCAAAGGGAATGGTGAAATTGAGATCAATATTACCAAATACGCATTAAATTCTCTGAATGTAGATGAATTCGGGCTGGATGAAATGGACAATAAGATCATGCGTGTCATGATTGAAAATTTTAAAGGAAAGCCGGTAGGTATTTCTGCTTTGGCAACTTCCATTGCCGAAAATCCGGAAACTCTGGAAGAAGTTTATGAACCCTTTTTGATCCAGGAAGGATTTATTATCAGAACTCCGAGAGGAAGAGAAGTTACCGACAAGGCTTACAAACATTTAAATATTACAAGACCTAAAAATCCGGGAGAGCTATTTTAA
- a CDS encoding MBL fold metallo-hydrolase, with product MKLYPIQCGKFKLDGGAMFGVVPKSLWEKTNPADEKNLIELGTRSLLIEDGKKLILVDCGLGNKQDDKFFGHYSLWGDDTLDKNLKKYGFIKEDITDVFLTHLHFDHCGGAIEWNDDRTGYRPAFKNASFWTNENHWQWATEPNAREKASFLKENIMPMQESGQLNFLPLPTTGNYGFAPDLKMDVIFVDGHTEKQMLPVIQYQEKTIVFAADLIPTAGHINPVYVMGYDTRPLLTMEEKGKFLKQCVDNEYLLFFEHDAHNELASLKMTEKGVRLDETFSFNDVFGY from the coding sequence ATGAAGTTATATCCAATACAATGTGGAAAATTTAAACTGGACGGCGGTGCTATGTTCGGAGTCGTCCCAAAGAGTCTGTGGGAAAAAACGAACCCTGCAGACGAAAAAAACCTGATCGAGCTGGGAACCCGTTCCCTGCTTATTGAAGACGGAAAAAAACTGATCCTGGTAGACTGCGGTCTTGGTAACAAACAGGATGATAAATTTTTCGGACACTATTCTCTTTGGGGAGATGATACTCTTGATAAAAATCTTAAAAAATACGGTTTTATAAAGGAAGATATTACGGATGTATTCCTTACTCATCTTCACTTTGATCACTGTGGGGGTGCTATTGAATGGAATGACGACAGAACGGGGTACAGACCTGCCTTCAAAAATGCCAGCTTCTGGACTAATGAAAACCACTGGCAATGGGCAACAGAACCTAATGCAAGAGAAAAAGCAAGCTTCCTGAAGGAAAATATTATGCCGATGCAGGAAAGTGGCCAGCTTAACTTTTTACCTCTTCCGACAACCGGAAACTACGGTTTTGCTCCGGATCTGAAAATGGATGTGATCTTTGTAGACGGCCACACAGAAAAGCAGATGCTTCCGGTAATCCAATACCAGGAAAAAACTATTGTTTTTGCTGCGGATCTTATTCCTACGGCAGGACACATCAACCCGGTATATGTAATGGGATATGATACCAGACCTCTTTTAACAATGGAAGAGAAAGGAAAGTTCCTGAAGCAGTGTGTAGACAATGAATATTTACTGTTCTTTGAACATGATGCTCACAATGAACTGGCAAGTCTTAAAATGACCGAAAAAGGAGTAAGACTTGATGAGACGTTTAGCTTTAATGATGTTTTTGGATATTAA
- a CDS encoding FMN-binding negative transcriptional regulator encodes MFIPKLYRSEDFDVMRNIIKENSFALLISSVDKIRATHSMMMLNEDDPENIYVETHISRANPQAKTLKNGDEVLCDFLGAHTYISSSWYDHINVSTWNYEAVQIHGKVELMNHDELYAHLDKLTSKYESFQQCPMMVKDMGKEFVEKEMKGAFGIKIIPTEIFIKQKLSQNRKEHDFNNIITQLEQADDNARKIAEKMKAIKK; translated from the coding sequence ATGTTTATACCGAAATTATACAGAAGTGAAGATTTTGATGTGATGAGAAATATCATCAAGGAAAATTCTTTTGCATTACTGATCTCTTCTGTTGATAAGATAAGAGCCACTCATTCTATGATGATGCTCAATGAAGATGATCCTGAAAATATTTATGTTGAAACTCATATTTCAAGGGCCAATCCGCAGGCTAAAACCTTAAAAAACGGTGATGAAGTTCTTTGTGATTTTTTAGGTGCTCATACTTATATATCCAGCAGCTGGTATGATCATATTAATGTTTCCACCTGGAATTATGAAGCGGTACAAATCCATGGAAAAGTTGAATTAATGAACCACGATGAACTGTATGCCCATTTGGATAAATTAACATCCAAATACGAAAGTTTTCAGCAATGCCCGATGATGGTAAAAGATATGGGAAAGGAATTTGTAGAAAAGGAAATGAAGGGAGCTTTTGGGATTAAAATCATTCCAACTGAAATATTCATCAAACAAAAACTTTCTCAGAACAGAAAAGAGCATGATTTCAACAATATCATTACTCAGCTTGAACAAGCTGATGATAACGCAAGAAAAATTGCAGAGAAAATGAAAGCAATAAAAAAATAA
- a CDS encoding GEVED domain-containing protein, giving the protein MKKLFTSLILFLGLIFGLSLHAQVVTIGTGTSTQRYPLTPYYGFQRSASLYTAAEINTPGGGSILSVGWEATATMNITFPVKVYLKSVPSTTTAITAQSWNTVTTGATLVYSANVTSLAVGWNTLQLQLPYTYNGTDNLMVLVETNYGGSGGGSGTAGAGFKYSTATAGHMYFEADTTAPTGNGTISANRPNVRLTFGTAPTCLPMPPGGTLSTGTITPTSAVLNWTAYSSVPAGGYDIYYSTTNTAPTAATVPSQNVPSGTTATLSPLVPNTTYYAWVRAKCSATDQSTWSGPVTITTPPTCPPMPTTGTLSTGTITPTSAVLNWTAFGYVPAGGYDIYYSTSNTAPTGATVPSQNVPSGTTATLSPLTPNTTYYAWVRARCSATDQSAWKGPLSFYTGYCIPTGGTSSTSYYLNNITTTGGISNLNYTANSYAAYVNNSATVFSAIPSTSVTVNLATSGTSTYYHYIWVDWNNDMSFTGPGETILATTTYAATATGTIPIAAGQAPGNYRVRMGTSWLGSITPCGPAAYGNYVDFTLSVIALQPCSAAPPSNIAVSNLTASTALVSWIPAIGATYILRYKKVTDATWTTINITTPLTSSQLLSNLVDQTAYEVQMATICGGTTGAFSPSVTFTTPPLTYCTANPTGNTGTSGYINNVTVTPTNAPIMFNNSGSDGYKDYTTDPTKMIILERGSGNTNKISVNKYWPGSSSSYGISAWIDFNRNGTFETSERVLNTTASTTTPVTATFPVPTIASGNVYTGTQPTRMRVVMSTSSTNTPCGTFTQGEVEDYPVRFVDSQPCSTAPPTGITVNNISATNATVSWISTVGATYTVRWRVAPSGAWQTATIPAGQNFYGITGLTEQTNYEVQVSTTCGGSTGAYSASVAFTTPPLAYCQMTGSGTNDHISNVTVTSSNLGVPVMNNTSVQTNYISYTTPETLITLDVNSQNNKISVSKGWTGATGNDAVTAWIDFDRNGQFTDAERILISPANTTTPVTATFAVPSTAYTGPLTTTMRVVVKRTSAPIMCQNAVDGEVEDYRVKIRPCSNATPNAPTFTTTHTSATVTITGAGVSYVVRYRVQGTTAWTEVYASTLLGNLPLVINGLTPATTYEVEVAAICGDIVGTATPIKTFTTRCDPTPPNVMVSNITPTTALITWAPLAASSTYTMRWRKVGTTTWNIISLPAAPANTYVLGSVTALEPYTTYEVQIANQCNGETTLNPYSNPKVFTTERICEIPPPGLTITQLLPTSAAIQWDPFPGATYVLRYRKVGIPSWTEVPSIVNNLVLTGLTELTKYEMQVVNICNGTPGNYTPPYYFTTPTVIYCKMKGENSTGEHISKVTVKPTGKKTMENESGASTYTDYTGVPKTFIEMIQGSTDNEIIIEKKWTGTTYNEGIAVWIDFNRNGEFDINERVFTSSPNSNSPVSGKFNVPADAFVSMTDYKYVVMRVAMSRDGIPVNCADFKNGEVEDYTVRISKPITANPIDQTSIMIYPNPVSSVLFVKNISKRAKYTIYNAAGQVIANGILLNNQINVSKLINGIYVIDIEDNGNTVQKKFIKE; this is encoded by the coding sequence ATGAAGAAACTCTTTACTTCTTTAATTCTGTTTCTCGGTTTGATCTTTGGGCTCTCATTACATGCCCAGGTCGTAACCATTGGAACAGGAACCAGTACGCAGCGATATCCTTTGACACCCTATTATGGGTTTCAGAGATCTGCATCGCTATATACTGCTGCAGAAATAAACACTCCTGGTGGAGGCAGTATCTTATCCGTAGGATGGGAGGCTACCGCAACCATGAATATTACCTTCCCGGTAAAAGTTTATTTAAAATCCGTGCCATCCACTACTACAGCCATTACGGCTCAAAGCTGGAATACGGTAACTACTGGAGCCACTTTAGTATATAGCGCGAATGTAACCAGCCTTGCAGTAGGGTGGAATACACTTCAATTACAGCTTCCATACACCTACAATGGAACGGATAACCTAATGGTTTTAGTTGAAACCAATTATGGAGGATCCGGAGGAGGTTCCGGAACTGCTGGCGCAGGCTTTAAATATAGTACTGCAACAGCAGGTCACATGTATTTTGAAGCAGACACAACTGCTCCTACAGGGAATGGAACAATAAGTGCGAACAGACCTAATGTTCGATTAACTTTTGGTACAGCACCTACATGTTTACCAATGCCTCCAGGCGGAACTTTATCCACAGGAACAATAACACCTACGAGTGCAGTATTGAACTGGACAGCGTATTCATCTGTGCCTGCGGGTGGATATGATATTTATTACAGTACCACAAACACTGCTCCAACAGCAGCAACGGTACCGTCACAAAACGTTCCTTCCGGAACTACAGCAACTCTTTCACCGTTAGTGCCTAACACTACGTACTATGCGTGGGTGAGAGCAAAATGTAGTGCTACAGACCAAAGTACATGGTCTGGACCCGTAACTATTACTACACCTCCAACCTGTCCGCCAATGCCTACAACGGGAACTTTATCCACAGGAACAATAACACCTACCAGTGCAGTCTTAAACTGGACGGCTTTTGGATACGTACCTGCAGGAGGGTATGATATTTATTACAGTACAAGTAACACAGCTCCAACAGGAGCGACTGTACCGTCACAAAACGTTCCATCCGGAACTACTGCAACACTTTCTCCACTTACTCCTAACACAACATATTATGCATGGGTAAGAGCAAGATGTAGCGCAACAGATCAAAGTGCATGGAAAGGACCTCTTTCTTTCTATACAGGATATTGTATACCTACAGGAGGTACTTCAAGTACTTCATATTACCTGAATAATATTACAACAACAGGAGGTATTTCCAACTTGAATTATACAGCAAACAGCTATGCGGCATATGTAAATAACTCAGCTACTGTGTTTTCTGCAATTCCTAGTACTTCTGTTACTGTTAATCTGGCTACGTCAGGAACTAGTACTTACTATCATTATATTTGGGTTGACTGGAATAATGATATGAGTTTCACCGGGCCTGGAGAAACTATCCTTGCTACCACCACTTATGCGGCAACAGCTACCGGAACAATCCCAATCGCGGCAGGACAGGCTCCTGGTAATTACAGAGTAAGAATGGGAACATCCTGGTTAGGAAGCATTACTCCATGTGGGCCTGCTGCTTATGGTAACTATGTGGACTTTACATTAAGTGTTATTGCTTTACAGCCATGTTCTGCTGCACCGCCAAGTAATATTGCGGTTTCAAACCTTACAGCAAGTACAGCGCTTGTATCATGGATTCCTGCAATAGGAGCAACATATATTTTGAGATACAAAAAAGTAACTGATGCTACATGGACTACCATTAATATTACAACTCCGCTTACAAGCAGCCAGTTATTAAGTAATTTAGTAGATCAGACAGCTTATGAAGTTCAGATGGCTACTATTTGTGGAGGCACTACAGGAGCGTTTTCACCAAGTGTAACATTTACAACTCCGCCATTAACTTACTGTACAGCTAACCCTACAGGGAATACTGGAACAAGCGGATATATTAATAATGTAACTGTTACTCCTACGAATGCGCCTATCATGTTTAACAATTCGGGATCGGATGGTTACAAGGATTATACAACAGATCCTACGAAAATGATTATCCTGGAAAGAGGTTCAGGAAATACCAATAAAATTTCTGTAAACAAATACTGGCCAGGTTCCAGCAGCTCTTACGGAATCTCAGCTTGGATTGACTTTAACAGAAACGGAACATTTGAAACCAGTGAGAGAGTTCTGAATACTACCGCGAGTACAACTACTCCTGTAACAGCTACTTTCCCTGTTCCTACCATTGCAAGTGGAAATGTATATACAGGAACTCAGCCAACACGTATGCGTGTGGTAATGAGTACAAGTAGTACAAATACTCCTTGTGGAACATTTACACAAGGTGAAGTGGAAGATTATCCGGTAAGATTTGTAGATTCTCAGCCTTGTTCTACAGCTCCTCCAACAGGTATTACCGTAAATAATATCTCTGCAACTAATGCAACTGTATCATGGATTTCTACTGTTGGAGCCACTTATACTGTAAGATGGAGAGTGGCACCAAGTGGAGCTTGGCAGACTGCTACAATTCCTGCAGGCCAGAACTTCTATGGAATTACAGGTCTTACAGAGCAGACGAATTATGAAGTTCAGGTTTCTACAACATGTGGAGGTTCTACGGGAGCTTACTCAGCATCAGTAGCATTTACTACACCGCCATTGGCTTACTGCCAAATGACTGGTTCCGGAACCAATGACCATATTTCGAATGTGACAGTTACCTCTTCGAACCTTGGAGTTCCGGTAATGAATAATACTTCAGTACAGACTAACTATATCAGTTATACTACGCCTGAGACACTTATTACTTTAGATGTCAATTCTCAAAATAATAAAATCTCCGTATCAAAAGGCTGGACTGGAGCCACAGGAAATGATGCTGTAACAGCCTGGATTGACTTTGACAGAAACGGACAGTTTACGGATGCTGAGAGAATTTTAATTTCTCCTGCGAACACCACAACTCCTGTTACTGCTACTTTTGCTGTTCCTTCAACTGCTTACACAGGACCATTAACCACTACCATGAGAGTTGTAGTGAAGCGTACAAGTGCTCCGATTATGTGTCAGAATGCGGTAGATGGAGAAGTGGAAGACTACAGAGTAAAAATAAGACCTTGTAGTAATGCAACACCAAATGCCCCTACATTTACTACTACCCATACATCAGCTACTGTAACCATTACAGGGGCAGGCGTAAGCTATGTGGTGAGATACAGAGTTCAGGGTACAACAGCTTGGACGGAAGTATATGCTTCTACGTTACTAGGAAACCTTCCATTGGTAATTAATGGATTGACCCCGGCTACCACTTATGAAGTAGAAGTAGCAGCTATTTGTGGTGACATTGTAGGAACGGCAACACCAATTAAAACATTCACAACAAGATGTGATCCTACCCCTCCAAATGTGATGGTAAGTAATATTACTCCAACAACCGCACTGATTACATGGGCACCGCTTGCAGCAAGCTCTACGTACACAATGAGATGGAGAAAAGTAGGAACTACCACATGGAATATCATAAGTTTACCGGCAGCGCCTGCCAACACTTATGTATTAGGAAGTGTAACAGCTTTAGAGCCATATACAACGTATGAAGTTCAGATTGCTAACCAGTGTAATGGTGAAACAACATTGAATCCATATTCTAACCCTAAAGTATTTACCACAGAAAGAATATGCGAAATTCCGCCTCCGGGATTAACAATTACTCAATTGCTTCCTACATCAGCGGCTATCCAGTGGGATCCGTTCCCGGGAGCAACTTACGTTCTCAGATATAGAAAAGTAGGTATTCCAAGCTGGACAGAAGTACCATCAATCGTAAATAACTTAGTATTGACAGGTCTTACTGAATTAACAAAATATGAAATGCAGGTAGTAAATATCTGTAACGGTACCCCAGGAAATTATACGCCTCCATATTACTTCACAACACCGACAGTAATCTACTGTAAGATGAAAGGTGAAAATTCTACAGGCGAGCATATTTCTAAAGTTACGGTGAAGCCAACTGGTAAGAAAACAATGGAGAATGAATCGGGCGCTTCTACGTATACAGATTATACAGGAGTCCCTAAAACATTCATCGAAATGATCCAGGGTTCAACAGACAATGAGATTATCATTGAGAAGAAATGGACAGGAACTACTTACAACGAAGGAATTGCTGTTTGGATTGACTTCAACAGAAACGGGGAATTTGATATCAACGAAAGAGTATTTACTTCTTCACCAAATTCAAACAGTCCTGTATCAGGAAAGTTCAATGTACCGGCAGATGCCTTTGTAAGTATGACAGACTATAAGTATGTAGTAATGAGAGTAGCAATGTCAAGAGATGGTATCCCTGTAAACTGTGCTGACTTCAAGAATGGAGAAGTAGAGGATTACACGGTAAGAATCTCTAAACCAATCACTGCTAACCCGATTGACCAGACAAGTATCATGATTTATCCTAACCCTGTAAGTTCAGTATTGTTTGTGAAGAATATCAGCAAGAGAGCTAAATATACGATCTACAATGCAGCAGGACAGGTAATCGCCAATGGTATCTTACTGAACAACCAGATCAATGTAAGCAAATTGATCAACGGTATTTATGTGATCGATATTGAAGATAACGGTAACACTGTTCAGAAGAAATTTATCAAAGAATAG
- the coaE gene encoding dephospho-CoA kinase (Dephospho-CoA kinase (CoaE) performs the final step in coenzyme A biosynthesis.) has translation MEELYSETQQAEPEPAPKIIGLTGGIGSGKTTVARFIEEFGFPVYYSDDRAKAIVNESEELKIKIKELLGEDSYDENGLYDRKFVADKVFNNRDLLQHLNEIIHPAVKIDFENWVKKQSKYLVFKETALLFELKLNRQCYKSLLVTAEDNIRIKRVMDRDNKTYREVETVMEKQMPERDKIKMADCIIYNNTNLEELKEQTEKVIFSIE, from the coding sequence ATGGAAGAATTATATTCAGAAACACAACAGGCGGAACCGGAACCAGCACCCAAGATTATAGGCTTAACAGGCGGAATAGGCTCAGGAAAAACTACAGTAGCCCGTTTTATAGAGGAATTCGGTTTTCCGGTTTATTATTCCGATGACAGAGCTAAAGCAATCGTTAATGAAAGCGAAGAGCTGAAAATAAAAATCAAAGAACTTCTGGGTGAAGATTCTTATGATGAAAACGGATTGTATGACAGAAAATTTGTTGCCGATAAAGTTTTTAATAACAGAGATTTGCTTCAGCATTTAAATGAAATCATACATCCTGCGGTAAAGATTGATTTTGAAAATTGGGTAAAGAAACAAAGCAAATATTTAGTTTTTAAAGAAACAGCTTTATTGTTTGAACTCAAACTCAACAGACAATGTTATAAATCTCTTTTGGTGACAGCTGAGGACAATATCAGAATTAAAAGAGTAATGGACAGAGATAACAAAACCTACCGCGAGGTAGAGACTGTCATGGAAAAGCAAATGCCTGAAAGGGACAAAATTAAAATGGCAGACTGCATCATCTATAACAATACCAATCTGGAAGAATTAAAAGAACAGACTGAAAAAGTAATTTTCAGTATTGAATAA